The following proteins come from a genomic window of Vallitalea longa:
- a CDS encoding AraC family transcriptional regulator, with the protein MIFHMKTDVLPMVRFIGQIYYHQPWKHFERKANEFIVYVIKRGNMFIEEDGIRYHLHKKDIFIFEPNKNHKGYKSASCEYFHIHFSNLGLCETDFKDIITLANELRKRRYCATTSNCLSSELPNDSKCFLPKQYSLEHIDYYSNKLKECINNYEIRIENYKEIISTELLNLFIRISREFASNIIESSSNQISKPQHKATEVLNYINSEYTNKLTGYVIAEHFDSNYDYLNRCFKQLTGHTIINYINMLRINKAKELILTTNMKFTEIAYLVGIDNPYYFSKLFKKYAGCTATDYYNNTMLLP; encoded by the coding sequence ATGATTTTTCATATGAAAACGGATGTTTTACCTATGGTTAGATTTATTGGACAGATATATTATCATCAGCCTTGGAAACATTTCGAGCGAAAGGCAAACGAGTTTATAGTATATGTCATAAAAAGGGGAAATATGTTTATTGAAGAAGATGGGATTAGATATCATTTACATAAAAAAGATATATTCATCTTTGAACCCAATAAAAATCATAAAGGGTATAAATCTGCATCTTGTGAGTATTTCCATATACATTTTTCAAATTTAGGATTATGTGAAACTGATTTTAAAGATATCATTACTTTAGCTAATGAATTACGAAAAAGACGTTATTGTGCAACAACAAGCAATTGTCTATCTAGCGAACTCCCTAATGATTCAAAATGTTTTTTACCTAAACAGTACTCTTTGGAACATATTGATTATTATTCTAATAAATTAAAAGAATGTATTAATAATTACGAAATAAGAATTGAAAATTATAAAGAAATAATTTCAACAGAACTTCTGAATCTTTTTATAAGAATTTCAAGAGAATTCGCTTCAAATATTATTGAATCCTCTTCTAATCAAATAAGTAAGCCACAGCACAAAGCTACAGAAGTCTTGAATTATATAAACAGTGAATATACCAATAAATTGACTGGCTATGTCATAGCTGAACATTTTGACTCTAATTATGACTATCTCAACAGATGTTTCAAACAGCTTACAGGACACACGATAATAAATTATATCAATATGTTAAGAATCAACAAAGCTAAAGAACTGATATTGACAACCAACATGAAATTTACTGAAATAGCTTATCTCGTTGGCATAGACAATCCATATTATTTCAGCAAATTATTCAAAAAATATGCTGGGTGTACAGCAACTGACTATTACAATAATACTATGCTTCTTCCTTAG
- a CDS encoding DUF2161 domain-containing phosphodiesterase: MNIKETDLYKPIHDYFTQLGYQVNGEVKSIDVTAIKDDELILIELKKSLNMKLLIQGTKGQRLTDKVYLAIERPKGTFSKQWKDKLYLIRRLELGLIYVSFTGKEPLVQIVYHPKPFNRKQSMKLSKKKKNNVISEIEGRYGDFNVGGSSKTKLMTAYKENSLHIACCLKKYGELSPKELRQLGTGNKTTSILYNNFHEWFTKIDRGIYGISDKGIDAINKYNDLADYYYELLSKEEA, from the coding sequence ATGAATATAAAAGAAACGGATTTATATAAACCTATTCATGATTATTTTACACAGTTAGGTTACCAAGTTAATGGTGAAGTGAAATCTATAGATGTTACAGCAATCAAAGATGATGAATTGATCTTGATTGAACTTAAGAAGAGTCTTAACATGAAGTTGTTGATTCAAGGAACTAAAGGACAGAGATTGACTGATAAAGTCTATCTTGCCATAGAACGCCCTAAGGGAACATTTTCAAAGCAGTGGAAAGATAAGCTATATTTAATCAGAAGATTAGAACTTGGTCTTATTTATGTATCTTTTACAGGTAAAGAACCATTAGTACAAATTGTATATCATCCCAAACCTTTTAATAGAAAACAAAGTATGAAGCTATCTAAAAAAAAGAAAAATAATGTCATATCAGAGATTGAAGGACGATATGGTGATTTTAATGTAGGAGGTAGCAGTAAGACGAAACTAATGACAGCGTATAAAGAAAATTCTTTACATATTGCTTGCTGTTTGAAAAAATATGGAGAATTATCACCAAAAGAATTAAGACAACTAGGAACAGGTAACAAGACAACATCTATTCTTTACAATAATTTTCATGAATGGTTTACTAAAATAGATAGAGGTATATATGGTATCAGTGATAAAGGAATAGACGCTATCAATAAGTATAATGATTTAGCTGATTACTATTATGAATTATTATCTAAGGAAGAAGCATAG